A genomic window from Micromonospora violae includes:
- a CDS encoding SCO7613 C-terminal domain-containing membrane protein, with translation MATFQCSSCGREIKPAVRCPHCGADQPQWVEHLADIERSIAEMKARDAAIAREQRQIAAKMQAALFQRDILAHAGEERLKQATRPRRVLRRRPGRRPPTATTGAPPRVPRQGTPPSPDDPPPPPPRATWLDVDDPEHPPEASSREVQNIPLGLGALLLAVAAVVFAAVATSSMDALARLGILLLATVLMLLAPPALARRGLTSTAETIAAVGLLLVPLAGNALWAVDRIGTDGASATVFAGVIFAVTAAVSIGYAGWTDLRAPRFATVLAAQPVLPLLAYDQITGPGGWALVLALVALVNLGLARSGVTVERPVRQDLPVPRTPSAPRQRDAESRPEGDPEEAAELVDATVGSADPRPTRPVPGLGELTWLLHALAVAVALAYAVTALLRAQTVPNATGAGVVLLLAAMIGLGGALVLRRPPLPDVAAGIVTLAVIGALSRIASVAFPGRALLLIAAVITLTGLAVRAVPEAARRGPQIASAVALTVSGLLVAGGALRAGVAAVRAALPAWNPDLSRYPGELAAAVGPTTWQLAAAAFLLTIAAVLALPTEIRREFAVAGAALTALAVPASFGLGWAMAPWPMVATAIGIGVIGLSARTDRAAVAHSIGAAVVGLFGAGASLSSPTLTAAVLITLFVAGTMVALASRVRIASAASDTVTAWAAGGAAFALPGAVAAFVAATMPSDPTPTPASLREAAVPVLAASFLAVCVTLGYAAVVQVSQRHIPAPLSVGTGLGALMVTAAAFGAPGATVADAWVGALLLVAAVLLFLAPSIDAGRRADLTLDGSDLAAAAVTTALIATLVRIGAVLAPGGQLAVASALLLVVAVGARSMPEEWRRGPVLGLAVGGALIGVLAGWSAVRGGVGVLATPGPIWGGDLSGWPAAPVGGATWQAPVALALLALAAGILLPPPWRWDVSGVAVVLATIGAPAAFDLAWWSPVLVGGMVATVFGMAAVATEEARAGLSRATVAGVVALHAAGAGLVRPWTTALALGSIALIGVVVATLARVLAGPQVTDIDTEGMPPHLAQIGGAAIGAALLALPGAVAALAAEFEHSAQVVLTAALAATSLGLAAVAAVRRQVPQYLPWVSVAVVGGATISALAAIPTGLAAGVYAAAAALLGVLAELIRAATVPPTGAAQPVRRWAVRLDGALRRLPDDPERRRWRVSPAAGALAAAALPTALALASIAPALVTALVEPHRTLTRIWQGPPPQLLTPPPDVVNPTHVLTALLLTATAALAATGFSGGRRSRAVPVVLPGAAVTLLISPLALGQGWPASTVAALAVFTIAMLGLALTPPPPLVEPARSLRLARVLVFAIGLAGGSAGLAGSLADRQMTVFTLGSAVGVGAVAALFGTTQRARILGWLFASLMAQLFVLTAGLVAGLAAVWSAFGVLAVGAVLQVLAATLPRLRRPEAQREASTVEWSGYAAALIALALAFDSPRHIAALLAAWGAVLGVAATRPGRRPVERHILFWSVVVCEITAWWILMRVAHVALPEAYTLPFAALALLVGVLELRHRPDMSSWVAYGPALVAAFVPTLAIVLATESSTMRQMLLLLGAVAVLIFGSSSRQQAPVIVGASVTAITAIHALFSLGPWLALIPVGILLLVLGASNERRRRAQERLQTALRGMR, from the coding sequence GTGGCGACCTTTCAATGCTCCTCGTGCGGCCGGGAGATCAAGCCGGCCGTTCGCTGCCCGCACTGTGGGGCAGATCAACCACAGTGGGTCGAGCACCTGGCCGACATTGAGCGTTCGATCGCGGAGATGAAGGCGCGCGACGCCGCCATCGCGCGCGAGCAGCGGCAGATCGCCGCCAAGATGCAGGCGGCGCTCTTCCAGCGGGACATCCTCGCCCACGCCGGCGAGGAGCGGCTCAAGCAGGCCACCCGGCCACGCCGGGTGCTCCGCCGCCGTCCCGGCCGGCGTCCACCGACAGCCACCACCGGAGCGCCGCCCCGGGTGCCCCGCCAGGGCACTCCACCCTCCCCGGACGATCCGCCGCCGCCCCCGCCCCGGGCCACCTGGCTGGACGTGGACGACCCGGAGCACCCGCCGGAGGCGTCCTCCCGCGAGGTGCAGAACATCCCTCTCGGGCTGGGCGCGCTGCTGCTCGCAGTGGCCGCGGTGGTCTTCGCCGCGGTGGCCACCAGTTCGATGGACGCGCTCGCCCGGCTCGGCATCCTGCTCCTGGCCACCGTCCTGATGCTGCTCGCCCCACCGGCGCTGGCCCGGCGCGGGCTCACCTCGACCGCCGAGACCATCGCCGCGGTCGGCCTGCTGCTGGTGCCGCTCGCCGGCAACGCCCTCTGGGCGGTGGACCGCATCGGCACCGACGGCGCCTCCGCCACCGTCTTCGCCGGGGTGATCTTCGCGGTCACCGCCGCCGTCTCGATCGGGTACGCCGGTTGGACGGATCTGCGCGCGCCCCGCTTCGCCACCGTGCTCGCCGCCCAGCCGGTGCTGCCGCTGCTGGCGTACGACCAGATCACCGGCCCGGGTGGCTGGGCGCTGGTGCTGGCCCTGGTCGCCCTCGTCAACCTCGGCCTGGCCCGCTCCGGCGTGACCGTGGAACGCCCCGTCCGGCAGGACCTGCCCGTGCCGCGCACGCCGTCGGCACCCCGCCAACGCGACGCCGAGAGCCGGCCGGAGGGTGACCCGGAGGAGGCCGCCGAGCTGGTCGACGCCACTGTGGGCTCGGCCGACCCGCGGCCGACCCGCCCGGTGCCCGGCCTGGGTGAGCTGACCTGGTTGCTGCACGCGCTGGCGGTCGCCGTCGCACTGGCGTACGCGGTCACCGCCCTGCTGCGGGCCCAGACCGTGCCGAACGCGACCGGCGCCGGGGTGGTGCTCCTGCTGGCCGCCATGATCGGGCTGGGCGGCGCGCTGGTGCTGCGTCGCCCGCCGCTGCCCGACGTGGCGGCCGGCATCGTCACCCTGGCCGTGATCGGCGCGCTCAGCCGAATCGCGTCGGTGGCGTTCCCCGGCCGGGCGCTGCTGCTGATCGCGGCGGTCATCACGCTGACCGGGCTGGCGGTGCGCGCGGTTCCGGAGGCGGCCCGACGTGGCCCACAGATCGCCTCCGCGGTGGCGCTGACCGTCAGCGGTCTGCTGGTCGCCGGCGGCGCGCTGCGCGCCGGGGTGGCAGCCGTCCGTGCGGCCCTGCCCGCCTGGAACCCCGACCTCAGCCGGTACCCGGGCGAGTTGGCCGCCGCGGTCGGGCCGACCACCTGGCAGCTCGCGGCTGCCGCGTTCCTGCTCACCATCGCGGCGGTGCTGGCCCTGCCCACCGAGATCCGCCGGGAGTTCGCGGTCGCCGGCGCGGCGCTGACCGCGCTCGCCGTGCCCGCCTCGTTCGGTCTCGGCTGGGCGATGGCACCCTGGCCGATGGTGGCCACCGCGATCGGCATCGGGGTCATCGGGCTCTCCGCCCGCACCGACCGGGCCGCGGTGGCGCACTCCATCGGGGCGGCCGTGGTCGGCCTGTTCGGCGCGGGTGCCAGCCTGTCCAGCCCCACCCTCACGGCCGCGGTCCTGATCACCCTGTTCGTGGCCGGCACGATGGTCGCGCTGGCGTCCCGGGTCCGGATCGCCTCGGCGGCCTCCGACACGGTGACCGCCTGGGCCGCCGGTGGTGCCGCGTTCGCGCTGCCCGGGGCGGTGGCCGCGTTCGTGGCCGCGACCATGCCGAGCGACCCGACCCCCACCCCGGCGAGCCTCCGAGAGGCGGCCGTCCCGGTCCTGGCGGCCAGCTTCCTGGCCGTCTGCGTGACCCTCGGCTACGCCGCCGTCGTGCAGGTCTCCCAGCGGCACATCCCCGCTCCGCTGTCGGTCGGCACCGGACTGGGCGCGCTGATGGTCACCGCCGCCGCGTTCGGCGCGCCCGGCGCGACCGTCGCCGACGCCTGGGTCGGCGCGCTCCTGCTGGTCGCGGCCGTGCTGCTCTTCCTGGCGCCGTCCATCGACGCGGGCCGCCGAGCCGACCTCACCCTCGACGGCTCGGACCTGGCCGCCGCGGCGGTCACCACCGCGCTGATCGCCACGCTGGTACGGATCGGGGCGGTCCTCGCCCCGGGTGGGCAGCTGGCGGTCGCGTCCGCGCTGCTCCTGGTGGTCGCGGTGGGTGCCCGCAGCATGCCGGAGGAGTGGCGACGCGGGCCGGTCCTCGGTCTCGCCGTCGGTGGTGCCCTGATCGGCGTACTCGCCGGCTGGTCGGCGGTGCGCGGTGGAGTCGGCGTGCTGGCCACCCCCGGTCCGATCTGGGGCGGCGACCTGAGCGGCTGGCCGGCGGCCCCCGTCGGCGGTGCCACCTGGCAGGCCCCGGTCGCGTTGGCGCTGCTGGCCCTCGCCGCCGGCATCCTGCTCCCGCCGCCCTGGCGCTGGGACGTGTCCGGTGTGGCGGTGGTGCTCGCCACGATCGGCGCGCCGGCCGCCTTCGATCTGGCCTGGTGGTCGCCGGTCCTGGTCGGCGGAATGGTCGCCACCGTGTTCGGCATGGCCGCGGTGGCCACCGAAGAGGCGCGCGCCGGGCTGTCCCGGGCCACCGTGGCCGGGGTGGTGGCGCTGCACGCCGCCGGAGCCGGGCTGGTACGCCCGTGGACCACCGCCCTGGCGCTGGGCAGCATCGCCCTGATCGGCGTAGTGGTCGCCACGCTGGCCCGCGTCCTCGCCGGCCCACAGGTCACCGACATCGACACCGAGGGGATGCCGCCGCACCTGGCGCAGATCGGTGGCGCGGCGATCGGTGCGGCCCTGCTGGCCCTCCCCGGTGCGGTGGCGGCACTGGCCGCCGAGTTCGAACACTCGGCGCAGGTGGTGCTGACCGCCGCGCTGGCCGCGACCAGCCTCGGCCTGGCCGCCGTGGCCGCGGTCCGCCGGCAGGTGCCGCAATACCTGCCCTGGGTCAGCGTGGCGGTGGTCGGCGGGGCCACCATCAGCGCCCTCGCCGCCATCCCCACCGGCCTCGCCGCAGGCGTCTACGCGGCCGCCGCCGCCCTGCTCGGCGTGCTGGCCGAGCTGATCCGCGCGGCCACCGTGCCGCCCACCGGGGCCGCCCAACCGGTCCGGCGCTGGGCGGTACGACTCGACGGCGCGCTACGGCGACTGCCGGACGACCCGGAGCGACGGCGGTGGCGAGTCAGCCCGGCCGCGGGCGCGCTGGCCGCTGCGGCGCTGCCGACCGCGCTGGCCCTCGCCTCGATCGCGCCCGCGCTGGTCACCGCCCTGGTCGAGCCGCACCGCACCCTGACCCGGATCTGGCAGGGCCCGCCGCCGCAGTTGCTCACTCCACCGCCGGACGTGGTCAATCCGACCCACGTGCTGACGGCGCTGCTGCTCACCGCGACCGCCGCGCTGGCCGCCACCGGGTTCAGCGGCGGGCGGCGCTCCCGGGCCGTACCGGTGGTGCTGCCCGGGGCGGCCGTCACACTGCTGATTTCACCCCTCGCGCTGGGCCAGGGCTGGCCCGCCAGCACCGTCGCCGCGCTCGCCGTCTTCACCATCGCGATGCTCGGTCTCGCGCTGACCCCACCGCCGCCGCTGGTCGAACCGGCCCGTTCGCTGCGGCTGGCCCGGGTGCTGGTGTTCGCCATCGGCCTGGCTGGTGGCAGCGCCGGGCTCGCCGGCAGCCTCGCTGACCGGCAGATGACCGTGTTCACCCTGGGCAGCGCGGTCGGGGTGGGCGCGGTGGCGGCGCTGTTCGGGACCACCCAGCGGGCCCGCATCCTCGGCTGGCTCTTCGCGTCGCTCATGGCGCAGCTCTTCGTGCTCACCGCCGGCCTGGTCGCCGGGCTGGCGGCGGTCTGGTCCGCGTTCGGGGTGCTGGCCGTCGGCGCGGTCCTCCAGGTGCTCGCCGCGACCCTGCCCCGGCTACGCCGTCCGGAGGCGCAGCGGGAGGCCTCGACGGTGGAATGGAGCGGTTACGCGGCGGCGCTGATCGCGCTGGCCCTCGCCTTCGACTCGCCCCGTCACATCGCCGCCCTGCTGGCCGCCTGGGGCGCTGTCCTCGGGGTGGCGGCTACCCGACCCGGCCGCCGACCGGTGGAACGCCACATCCTGTTCTGGTCGGTGGTGGTCTGTGAGATCACCGCATGGTGGATCCTGATGCGAGTCGCCCACGTGGCGCTGCCCGAGGCGTACACGCTGCCCTTCGCTGCGTTGGCCCTCCTCGTCGGCGTCCTGGAGCTGCGCCACCGGCCGGACATGAGCAGTTGGGTGGCGTACGGACCGGCGTTGGTCGCGGCGTTCGTGCCGACGCTGGCCATCGTGCTGGCCACCGAGTCCAGCACGATGCGGCAGATGCTGCTGCTGCTCGGCGCGGTCGCGGTGCTGATCTTCGGCTCGTCCAGTCGGCAGCAGGCCCCGGTGATCGTCGGCGCGTCGGTAACCGCGATCACGGCGATCCACGCCCTGTTCAGCCTGGGTCCATGGCTGGCGCTGATCCCGGTCGGCATCCTGCTGTTGGTGCTCGGCGCAAGCAACGAACGCCGCCGCCGAGCCCAAGAACGCCTCCAGACCGCCCTCCGCGGCATGAGGTGA
- a CDS encoding UDP-glucose dehydrogenase family protein has protein sequence MTIPYPTIQPTPAIAAVTPPSGAPRPRVTFLGTGYLGATYAICYAELGYEVLGFDVDADKIAMLNAGQVPIHEPGLDELLRRNLAAGRLRFSTDIAETADFGDVHFICVGTPQRADGMGADLSYVEASVTSLAQHLTRKALIVGKSTVPVGTAEWVEQLVGKHTPDGLDVEVAWSPEFLQEGFAVDDVLRPNRIVVGVKSEWANGMLYAAHKGVFDLAATEDREVPLVVTDFSTAELVKVAANAFLATKISFINAMAEVCEASGGDVTQLARAIGYDPRIGNRFLQAGLGFGGACLPKDIRAFQARAQELGAGEALRFLHEVDLINLRRRTRVLQLAADLLGRRSGPAGPDFSGTRIAVLGATFKPNTDDVRDAPALAVAALLQKAGADVHVYDPQGTENARRAVPELTYESSINEAVSDADLVCVLTEWADFRNADPVALGELVSGRKVVDGRNCLDPALWTQAGWEYRGMGRP, from the coding sequence GTGACGATCCCCTACCCCACCATCCAGCCGACCCCCGCCATCGCCGCGGTGACACCGCCCTCAGGCGCACCCCGACCGCGGGTGACGTTCCTGGGGACTGGTTACCTCGGTGCGACGTACGCCATCTGCTACGCGGAGCTGGGGTACGAGGTACTCGGGTTCGACGTCGACGCCGACAAGATCGCGATGCTGAACGCCGGTCAGGTGCCGATCCACGAGCCCGGCCTGGACGAGCTGCTCCGGCGCAACCTCGCCGCCGGCCGCCTCCGGTTCAGCACCGACATCGCCGAGACCGCCGACTTCGGTGACGTGCACTTCATCTGCGTCGGCACCCCCCAGCGGGCCGACGGCATGGGCGCCGACCTGTCGTACGTCGAGGCGTCGGTCACCAGCCTCGCGCAGCACCTGACCCGCAAGGCGTTGATCGTCGGCAAGTCCACCGTCCCGGTCGGCACCGCCGAGTGGGTGGAGCAACTCGTCGGCAAGCACACCCCCGACGGCCTGGACGTCGAGGTGGCGTGGAGCCCTGAGTTCCTCCAGGAGGGCTTCGCCGTCGACGACGTCCTGCGGCCCAACCGGATCGTGGTCGGCGTCAAGAGCGAGTGGGCCAACGGCATGCTCTACGCCGCGCACAAGGGCGTGTTCGACCTGGCCGCCACCGAGGACCGCGAGGTGCCCCTGGTGGTCACCGACTTCTCCACCGCCGAGCTGGTCAAGGTCGCCGCGAACGCATTCCTCGCCACCAAGATCTCTTTCATCAACGCGATGGCCGAGGTGTGCGAGGCCTCCGGTGGCGACGTCACCCAGCTGGCCCGCGCTATCGGCTACGACCCGCGGATCGGCAACCGGTTCCTCCAGGCCGGCCTCGGCTTCGGCGGCGCCTGCCTGCCCAAGGACATCCGGGCCTTCCAGGCCCGCGCCCAGGAGCTGGGCGCCGGCGAGGCGCTGCGCTTCCTGCACGAGGTCGACCTGATCAACCTGCGCCGCCGTACCCGGGTTCTCCAGCTCGCCGCAGACCTGCTCGGCCGCCGCTCCGGCCCGGCCGGCCCGGACTTCTCCGGGACCCGGATCGCCGTGCTCGGCGCCACCTTCAAGCCCAACACCGACGACGTCCGCGACGCCCCGGCGCTCGCCGTCGCCGCGTTGCTGCAGAAGGCCGGCGCCGACGTGCACGTGTACGACCCGCAGGGCACCGAGAACGCCCGCCGCGCGGTCCCCGAGCTGACCTACGAGAGCAGCATCAACGAGGCGGTCAGCGACGCCGACCTGGTCTGCGTCCTCACCGAGTGGGCCGATTTCCGCAACGCCGATCCGGTTGCCCTCGGCGAGTTGGTCAGCGGCCGCAAGGTCGTCGACGGCCGCAACTGCCTCGACCCGGCACTGTGGACCCAGGCTGGCTGGGAGTACCGGGGCATGGGTCGCCCCTGA
- a CDS encoding EAL domain-containing protein, which yields MNLDEVLALAAERDYTPLERARARRARRQIQQAYAHAVTAGRDLVVDVDPHDPLNTDADEAARIARAAQLAKLGTITWISATGEISWSDEMSLILGCAPGTIRPSTDLLFDLVHPEDAPGVRRTIHSAWREQTVKETTYRVVRPDGTTRYVHCYIEVLIDRFDQPHGIIGTGQDVTDLELARQERDRLARRCETARTELISRDPATGLLTRPRFADEVGRTQRGGSGALLVVAAEPLNLPTSGLDHAAQDRLAAAIAGVVKNVARRTAVCGLVGPGEFGVLLQNTTMASATTIAESIIDSLRGHSFVIGQDRERVRLDAWGGLVRYHDGDDTSSFDLLVDAESAWRQAKRQRVALTVLRQPARPEDRQETCRSRIQAAIAGNSFTLYAQPILDLSLNQITRQEILLRVLDGTGQPVPPSAFLDVAERVDEIWPIDRWVIDHTMELIAHGPRTSHYQVNVSGRSLGDPHLLEHVHDVVKRHTIDPSQVTFEITETALIGNLTQAMDFACGIRDIGCRLALDDFGSGYGTFTYLKYFPIDLVKIDGDFINKIEESRPDQVIVRSFVDMCRGLGIQTAAEFVESEATLRLLRDYGVDFAQGYAVGKPTPVGNPHRALLGSAEIETAGLGGTLRTAIG from the coding sequence GTGAACCTCGACGAGGTCTTGGCACTCGCGGCCGAACGTGATTACACCCCCCTCGAACGTGCCCGCGCCCGGCGCGCACGCCGGCAGATCCAGCAGGCCTACGCCCACGCCGTGACGGCCGGGCGGGATCTCGTCGTGGACGTCGACCCGCATGACCCGCTGAACACCGACGCCGACGAGGCCGCCCGGATCGCCCGCGCGGCCCAGCTGGCGAAGTTGGGCACCATCACCTGGATCTCCGCCACCGGAGAAATCTCCTGGTCCGACGAGATGTCGCTCATCCTCGGATGCGCCCCCGGCACGATCCGACCCTCCACCGACCTGCTCTTCGATCTGGTCCACCCCGAGGACGCGCCCGGCGTCCGCCGGACCATCCACTCTGCGTGGCGGGAGCAGACGGTCAAGGAGACGACGTACCGGGTGGTCCGACCGGACGGCACCACCAGGTACGTGCACTGCTACATCGAAGTTCTGATCGACCGGTTCGACCAGCCGCACGGCATCATCGGCACCGGCCAGGACGTCACCGACCTGGAGCTGGCCCGCCAGGAACGCGACCGCCTCGCCCGCCGGTGCGAGACCGCGCGGACCGAACTGATCAGCCGTGACCCGGCCACCGGCCTGCTGACCCGCCCCCGTTTCGCCGACGAGGTCGGCCGAACCCAACGCGGCGGGTCGGGAGCCCTGCTCGTGGTGGCCGCCGAGCCGCTGAACCTACCGACCTCGGGGCTCGACCACGCGGCCCAGGATCGGCTCGCCGCCGCGATAGCCGGTGTGGTGAAGAACGTGGCCCGCCGGACCGCCGTGTGCGGGCTCGTCGGCCCCGGCGAATTCGGCGTACTCCTACAGAACACCACGATGGCGTCGGCCACGACCATCGCGGAGAGCATCATCGACAGCCTGCGCGGTCACTCGTTCGTCATCGGACAGGACCGCGAGCGGGTACGCCTCGACGCCTGGGGTGGCCTCGTCCGGTACCACGACGGCGACGACACCAGCAGCTTCGACCTGCTCGTGGACGCCGAGAGCGCATGGCGACAGGCCAAACGACAGCGCGTGGCGCTGACCGTGCTGCGGCAGCCGGCCCGTCCGGAGGACCGGCAGGAAACCTGCCGCAGTCGCATTCAGGCCGCGATCGCGGGCAACAGTTTCACGCTCTACGCCCAGCCGATTCTCGACCTGAGCCTCAACCAGATCACCCGCCAGGAGATCCTGCTCCGCGTACTCGACGGCACCGGCCAGCCGGTCCCGCCGTCGGCGTTCCTGGACGTCGCCGAACGGGTCGACGAGATCTGGCCGATAGACCGCTGGGTCATCGACCACACCATGGAGCTGATCGCCCACGGACCGCGGACGTCGCACTACCAGGTGAACGTCTCAGGCCGTTCGCTCGGCGATCCGCACCTGCTGGAACATGTACACGATGTGGTGAAGCGGCACACCATCGACCCGTCCCAGGTCACCTTCGAGATCACCGAAACGGCGCTGATCGGCAACCTGACCCAGGCGATGGACTTCGCCTGCGGGATCCGGGACATCGGTTGCCGGCTGGCCCTGGACGACTTCGGCTCCGGATACGGCACGTTCACCTACCTGAAGTACTTCCCGATCGACCTGGTGAAGATCGACGGCGACTTCATCAACAAGATCGAGGAGTCCCGTCCCGATCAGGTGATCGTCCGGTCGTTCGTCGACATGTGCCGGGGGTTGGGCATCCAGACCGCTGCCGAGTTCGTGGAGAGCGAGGCCACCCTCCGCCTCCTGCGTGACTACGGCGTGGACTTTGCGCAGGGCTACGCCGTCGGCAAGCCGACCCCGGTGGGCAACCCACACCGTGCCCTGCTGGGTTCCGCCGAGATCGAGACGGCCGGACTGGGCGGCACCCTGCGTACGGCGATCGGATGA
- a CDS encoding acyl-CoA dehydrogenase family protein — protein MAAGESFDVYRLPEEHQAIREAVREVCTAKVAPHAAEADETGEFPKASYDALRAADFHAPHIPEEYGGAGADALATAIVIEEVARACASSSLIPAVNKLGTMPLLLSGSADLKRRYLTPVAAGDAMFSYCLSEPEAGSDAASMTTRAVRDGDHWVLNGVKRWITNAGVSEFYTVFAVTDPSARSRGISAFVVEKSDVGVSFGAPEKKLGIKGSPTREVYLDNVRIPADRMIGAEGTGFATAMKTLDHTRVTIAAQAVGIAQGALDYAKGYVAERRQFGKAIAEFQGIQFMLADMGMKLEAARQLTYAAAGKSERGDADLTYFGAAAKCFASDAAMEITTDAVQLLGGYGYTRDYPVERMMRDAKITQIYEGTNQVQRIVMARQLLKD, from the coding sequence ATGGCCGCAGGGGAGTCGTTCGACGTCTACCGGTTGCCCGAGGAGCACCAGGCGATCCGGGAAGCGGTGCGTGAGGTCTGTACCGCGAAGGTGGCTCCGCACGCCGCGGAGGCCGACGAGACCGGGGAGTTCCCCAAGGCGTCCTACGACGCGCTGCGGGCGGCCGACTTCCATGCCCCGCACATCCCCGAGGAGTACGGCGGCGCGGGCGCGGACGCGCTGGCCACCGCCATCGTGATCGAGGAGGTGGCCCGGGCCTGCGCGTCGTCCTCGCTGATCCCGGCGGTGAACAAGCTCGGCACCATGCCGCTGTTGTTGTCCGGTTCCGCCGACCTCAAGCGCCGTTACCTGACGCCGGTCGCGGCCGGTGACGCGATGTTCTCGTACTGCCTCTCCGAGCCGGAGGCGGGCAGCGACGCGGCGTCGATGACCACCCGGGCGGTACGTGACGGGGATCACTGGGTGCTCAACGGTGTGAAGCGGTGGATCACGAACGCCGGCGTGTCCGAGTTCTACACCGTCTTCGCCGTCACCGACCCGTCCGCCCGGTCCCGGGGCATCTCGGCCTTCGTGGTCGAGAAGTCCGACGTGGGGGTGAGCTTCGGCGCGCCGGAGAAGAAGCTCGGTATCAAGGGCTCGCCCACCCGGGAGGTCTACCTCGACAACGTGCGGATCCCGGCCGACCGGATGATCGGCGCGGAGGGCACCGGCTTCGCGACCGCGATGAAGACCCTGGACCACACCCGGGTCACCATCGCCGCGCAGGCCGTCGGGATCGCGCAGGGCGCGCTCGACTACGCCAAGGGGTACGTTGCCGAGCGTCGTCAGTTCGGCAAGGCGATCGCCGAGTTCCAGGGGATCCAGTTCATGCTCGCCGACATGGGCATGAAGCTGGAGGCGGCCCGGCAGCTCACGTACGCGGCCGCCGGCAAGTCGGAGCGGGGCGACGCGGATCTCACCTACTTCGGCGCGGCCGCGAAGTGCTTCGCCTCCGACGCCGCCATGGAGATCACCACGGACGCGGTGCAGCTGCTCGGCGGCTACGGCTACACGCGGGACTACCCGGTCGAGCGGATGATGCGGGACGCCAAGATCACGCAGATCTACGAGGGCACCAACCAGGTGCAGCGCATCGTCATGGCGCGGCAGTTGCTGAAGGACTGA
- a CDS encoding RNA polymerase sigma factor, which produces MIRNSSAVARAATHSPEPTPAELEATFAAFCDENFLRVERHLRARCADRNLVDEAVQETFITARAKWAQIRGFDQPLAWVLKTARYKLQGQQSRRNRTNTTMTDLDTVPPEFITQPTDPREADELLVAWLQQLPPRQAEVFVLFLDGWRDLDIAKMLGLAHTTVRAYKQQARQHLQRLAEQAGFNKPTTGRSS; this is translated from the coding sequence GTGATCCGGAACAGCTCCGCCGTAGCCCGCGCCGCGACCCACTCGCCCGAGCCGACGCCGGCCGAGCTCGAAGCGACCTTCGCCGCCTTCTGCGACGAGAACTTCCTGCGGGTCGAGCGGCACCTGCGCGCCCGCTGCGCCGACCGGAATCTCGTGGACGAGGCCGTCCAGGAGACGTTCATCACCGCCCGGGCAAAGTGGGCGCAGATCCGCGGCTTCGACCAGCCACTGGCCTGGGTGCTCAAGACGGCGCGGTACAAGCTCCAGGGGCAGCAGAGCCGGCGAAACCGGACCAACACCACAATGACGGACCTGGACACGGTGCCACCCGAGTTCATCACCCAACCGACCGATCCCCGGGAGGCGGACGAGTTGCTCGTCGCGTGGCTCCAGCAACTGCCGCCCCGGCAGGCAGAGGTCTTCGTCCTCTTCCTCGACGGCTGGCGCGACCTCGACATCGCCAAGATGCTGGGTCTCGCCCACACCACCGTCCGCGCCTACAAACAGCAGGCGCGTCAGCATCTGCAACGCCTCGCGGAGCAGGCCGGATTCAACAAGCCGACGACGGGGAGGTCATCGTGA